In Artemia franciscana unplaced genomic scaffold, ASM3288406v1 PGA_scaffold_38, whole genome shotgun sequence, one DNA window encodes the following:
- the LOC136041792 gene encoding NTF2-related export protein-like isoform X2 codes for MDKARQKLLMMYLDDATLSWNGNGGKGKAYVMNLILAIPPTQHEVASFDAVPMIVDPLPGRPSIMILVAGSVRFDKGKEKAFQQSFVLVIEEGKGRIYSDVFRLQDE; via the exons ATGGACAAAGCAAGACAG aagctCCTAATGATGTATTTGGACGATGCGACTCTGTCTTGGAATGGCAATGGAGGAAAAGGAAAGGCTTATGTAATGAACCTCATTCTTGCTATTCCCCCAACGCAGCATGAAGTAGCGAGCTTTGACGCAGTTCCCATGATAG TTGATCCCTTGCCTGGACGTCCTAGCATTATGATATTGGTTGCAGGTTCAGTTCGTTTTGACAAGGGCAAAGAAAAGGCATTTCAACAATCGTTTGTTCTTGTAATTGAAGAAGGAAAGGGACGCATTTACTCCGACGTATTCAGGTTGCAAGATGAATAA
- the LOC136041792 gene encoding NTF2-related export protein-like isoform X1, giving the protein MSIEDRLSQSAEIAEKFVELYYDSMDKARQKLLMMYLDDATLSWNGNGGKGKAYVMNLILAIPPTQHEVASFDAVPMIVDPLPGRPSIMILVAGSVRFDKGKEKAFQQSFVLVIEEGKGRIYSDVFRLQDE; this is encoded by the exons gatCGATTAAGCCAATCGGCAGAAATTGCAGAAAAGTTTGTTGAATTGTACTATGACAGTATGGACAAAGCAAGACAG aagctCCTAATGATGTATTTGGACGATGCGACTCTGTCTTGGAATGGCAATGGAGGAAAAGGAAAGGCTTATGTAATGAACCTCATTCTTGCTATTCCCCCAACGCAGCATGAAGTAGCGAGCTTTGACGCAGTTCCCATGATAG TTGATCCCTTGCCTGGACGTCCTAGCATTATGATATTGGTTGCAGGTTCAGTTCGTTTTGACAAGGGCAAAGAAAAGGCATTTCAACAATCGTTTGTTCTTGTAATTGAAGAAGGAAAGGGACGCATTTACTCCGACGTATTCAGGTTGCAAGATGAATAA